Sequence from the Salinicoccus sp. Bachu38 genome:
TGATGCAATGCTCCTTTACTTCTTTTCTATCACAATATAACGATTCGGTTCTGCACCTTCCGAATACGTTTCTATACCTTCAATACTGCTCAGCACATGATGCATGATCTTTCGTTCAAAAGAAGGCATCGGTTCAAGTTTTACCGGCCCCTCTGTACGTTTTGCCTTCTTCGCCATATTGACTGCGAGATTTTCGAGTGTTTCACGCCGCTTCTCCCGATAGTCCTCCACATCAAGTGTGATGACACCATAGCTCTTGTATATCGAATTGAAAAACTGCTGTGCCACTTCCTGCAGTGCGTTGAGCGTCACGCCGCGCTTGCCGATCAGCTTGGCTGCCATCGGCGAGAACAGTTCGATGCGCACTTCATTCTGAACCACTTCGACTTCACTGGTTCTTTCTATATTCATGTCCTGGATGATCCGCTCCACGTAGGTCCTTGTCTGTTCCGCCGCTTCTTCGATGGAGATCTGGACACGCACTTCTTCATCCAGCGCCTCCTCCTGGGCAGGAACATGCTCCAGTTCTTCCGTATCGATGACATCCGCTTCTTCATCTTTTTCCATTGAATCGGAAGGTTCGGTGATGGGACCGGGCGCCCCCCCATCTTCCGGTGCTTCTTCAGCGACGATGCTGTCCGCCTTCTCCGCATCTCTTGCGATCAGGGCTTCGATCGATTCATACATCTTCAATTCAGGGTTTATGACGGTCAGTCTGACGACGGCATCTTTCCTGCCGAAGCCGAACAGCCCCTTCTTGCCTTCCTCTTCGACATCGATTTTGACATCCGCTTCGGAAACTTTCAGCTCTTCAAGGCCTTTGGCGATTGCACGATCAACAGTTTCATCTGTGTAAACTCTGTACATGGCGGTAACCCCCGTATCATTTTATACATTTTGCGATTTTCAGCACGTGCAATAATGATTTTTCCATCTGATGATAATCCATGTCGCTGACCGGCTGCCTCGCAATGACGACATACTCCCTCGGCTTCAGCCGCTCCTGATGCTTATGGAAGAAGACGCGTATGCGCCGCTTGATCTTATTGCGCTTCACAGCGTTGCCAAGCCGTTTGGACACACTGATTCCGAGCCTCATATGATCGGTTTTCGGATGGTCGGCCAAATACACGACGAACTGCCTGTTTGCATACGATCTGCCCTTTTTGAAGACGAGCTGGAAATCACGTTCTTTTTTTATTCTGAATCTCTTTTTCATCATTAGTACGCTCTCTCATATATGATATTTCATTATACAAAATCCAT
This genomic interval carries:
- the jag gene encoding RNA-binding cell elongation regulator Jag/EloR; the protein is MYRVYTDETVDRAIAKGLEELKVSEADVKIDVEEEGKKGLFGFGRKDAVVRLTVINPELKMYESIEALIARDAEKADSIVAEEAPEDGGAPGPITEPSDSMEKDEEADVIDTEELEHVPAQEEALDEEVRVQISIEEAAEQTRTYVERIIQDMNIERTSEVEVVQNEVRIELFSPMAAKLIGKRGVTLNALQEVAQQFFNSIYKSYGVITLDVEDYREKRRETLENLAVNMAKKAKRTEGPVKLEPMPSFERKIMHHVLSSIEGIETYSEGAEPNRYIVIEKK
- the rnpA gene encoding ribonuclease P protein component: MKKRFRIKKERDFQLVFKKGRSYANRQFVVYLADHPKTDHMRLGISVSKRLGNAVKRNKIKRRIRVFFHKHQERLKPREYVVIARQPVSDMDYHQMEKSLLHVLKIAKCIK